The following are encoded in a window of Zymoseptoria tritici IPO323 chromosome 4, whole genome shotgun sequence genomic DNA:
- a CDS encoding phenylalanine--tRNA ligase subunit beta produces MPTIAVDKEDLYKALGKEYTKDEFDELCFEFGIELDEDTSEHKRPIVDGVEERPQLKIEIPANRYDMLCFEGIAMNLNVFLGRQEMPKFRLAAPPSGELQTVTIQESTSKIRPYFSCAILRNIKFDKARYDSFIALQDKLHANLARQRTLVSIGTHDLDTIEGPFSYEALAPEEISFAPLNQTKVMNGKEMMEFYEKDKHLSRFLHIIRDSPVYPIIYDKNRTVLSLPPIINSNHSKITLDTKNVFIDITATDKTKLEIVNNIIVSMFSQYCAEPFTIEPVKIISAHNGESRDTPDLTPRATQASSSFINSVCGLTESRENLCELLKKMGHSAKPSTTDSDVLDIDIPVTRADILHQADIMEDAAVAYGFNNLPQNFPSTSGSTAAALPINKLGDIVRQESAMAGWSEVMPLILCSHDENYAWLNQPDDKLAVRLANPKTAEYQIVRTSLIPGLLKTIRENRRHAVPMKIFEVADVCYQDKSLERRSRNERHFAAAWYGKSSGFEQVHGLMDRIMLMLRAKFIEKAEDREKVTHKQRYWIEEVENSTYLAGHAAAIMLSLDGGAPARIGTFGILHPTVLKHFDLPFPTSTLEINLEVFL; encoded by the exons ATGCCGACCATTGCGGTGGATAAGGAGGACCTATATAAGGCATTGGGCAAGGAATACACCAAGGATGAGTTCGATGAGCTGTGCTTCGAGTTCGGCATTGAGCTTGACGAGGACACCTCCGAGCACAAGCGACCGATCGTAGATGGCGTGGAGGAGCGACCTCAATTGAAGATTGAGATTCCTGCCAATCGCTATGATATGCTTTGCTTCGAGGGAATCGCCATGAACCTCAATGTCTTCTTGGGACGTCAAGAAATGCCAAAGTTCCGTCTGGCAGCACCACCCTCAGGCGAGCTTCAGACGGTGACCATTCAAGAGAGCACATCGAAAATACGGCCATACTTCTCCTGTGCTATCTTGCGTAATATCAAGTTCGACAAAGCACGCTACGATTCGTTCATCGCCCTCCAAGACAAGCTCCACGCAAACTTGGCTCGGCAGCGAACACTCGTCTCGATCGGCACTCACGATCTGGACACGATCGAGGGTCCATTCTCGTACGAGGCTCTTGCGCCAGAGGAGATCAGCTTTGCACCCCTCAACCAGACAAAGGTCATGAACGGCAAGGAGATGATGGAGTTCTACGAGAAGGACAAGCACCTCTCACGCTTCCTGCACATCATCCGCGACTCACCCGTATACCCCATCATCTACGACAAGAACCGGACAGTACTCTCCCTACCACCCATCATCAACAGCAACCATTCCAAGATCACTCTCGACACGAAGAACGTGTTCATCGACATAACAGCGACAGACAAGACAAAACTGGAAATTGTCAATAATATTATCGTATCCATGTTCTCGCAATATTGTGCGGAGCCCTTCACCATTGAGCCAGTCAAGATCATCTCAGCTCACAATGGAGAATCTCGAGACACACCGGACCTGACACCTCGCGCCACGCAAGCCTCTTCCAGCTTCATCAACTCCGTCTGCGGCCTGACCGAGTCACGAGAGAATCTGTGCGAGCTCCTCAAGAAGATGGGTCATTCCGCAAAGCCTTCCACGACCGACTCCGATGTGCTCGATATCGACATCCCGGTAACCCGCGCCGACATTCTCCACCAAGCAGACATCATGGAAGATGCTGCAGTGGCCTACGGCTTCAACAACCTCCCCCAAAACTTCCCTAGTACCTCCGGCTCAACCGCAGCCGCTCTTCCAATCAACAAGCTTGGCGACATTGTCCGTCAAGAGTCCGCCATGGCCGGCTGGAGCGAAGTCATGCCCTTGATCCTCTGCAGCCACGACGAAAACTATGCCTGGTTAAATCAACCCGACGATAAGCTCGCCGTGCGTCTGGCAAACCCCAAGACCGCAGAGTACCAAATCGTGCGGACCTCCTTGATCCCTGGCCTACTAAAGACGATCCGAGAGAATCGTCGTCACGCAGTGCCAATGAAGATCTTCGAGGTCGCGGATGTGTGTTATCAGGACAAGAGTTTGGAGCGTCGCAGTCGGAACGAGCGGCATTTCGCCGCGGCGTGGTACGGCAAGAGCAGTGGTTTCGAGCAGGTGCATGGATTGATGGACCGCATCATGCTTATGCTACGGGCGAAGTTCATTGAGAAAGCGGAGGATCGGGAGAAGGTGACGCATAAGCAGAGGTACTGGATTGAGGAGGTTGAGA ATTCAACTTACCTCGCTGGCCACGCCGCTGCCATCATGCTGTCCCTCGACGGTGGTGCACCCGCGCGCATCGGCACCTTTGGCATTCTGCATCCGACTGTGCTGAAGCACTTCGACCTTCCATTCCCAACGTCCACACTTGAGATCAACCTCGAAGTGTTCCTGTAG
- the MgPP2AregA gene encoding MgPP2AregA, protein phosphatase 2A regulatory alpha sub-unit (protein phosphatase 2A regulatory alpha sub-unit), with amino-acid sequence MDEQGQNDELYPIAVLIDELKHDDVLLRLNAIRRLSTIALALGPERTRDELIPFLDESVEDEDEVLTALGDELGNFVEYVGGPEYGHVLLSPLENLATIEEPLVRDKAVESLNKICDQLSQQQVEQYFIPLTIRLSKADWFTSKISATGLYNTPYQHATAQSQEGLRQQFSQLVHDDTPMVRRQAANNLAKFVKSMPAAIVIEDMIPLFQHLAGDDQDSVRLLTVEVLIAIAEAVPKEQQSSHGVLLAALRSLFEDKSWRVRYMVADRFEKVAKAVDDEVIARDLVPAFVKLLKDTEAEVRSAIAGQIPGFCQLVDRQALLSEIMPAVEDLVTDSSQHVRAAFGNQISGLAPILGKQETTEHLLPMLLQMLKDDFPDVRLNIISKLEQVNNVIGIELLSQSLLPAIVQLAEDKQWRVRLAIIQYVPLLASQLGVEFFDEKLSSLCMSWLGDTVFSIREASTQNLKKLTEVFGVKWASEAIVPKVAAMAEHPNYLYRMTTCFAVSILAPALSLPVIAQSVLPILAQLVADPIPNIRFNVAKSYAVLVDILKRLPDDETSTIAALEKESSSTFPGSERGAQLIRDEVMPPLEKLMQDDDVDVRYFATTASKAWTDTQDNAMET; translated from the exons ATGGACGAGCAGGGTCAGAATGACGAGTTGTACCCCATTGCCGTCCTCATAGATGAGCTGAAG CACGATGATGTCCTTTTACGATTGAACGCCATCCGCCGACTGTCAACGATCGCCCTCGCGCTGGGCCCAGAGCGAACCAGAGACGAATTGATTCCCTTTCTTGATG AGTCcgtggaagatgaggatgaggtctTGACTGCTCTCGGAGACGAGCTGGGGAATTTTGTCGAGTACGTTGGCGGTCCTGAGTACGGACACGTGCTCCTTTCTCCCTTGGAGAATTTGGCAACCATCGAAGAGCCATTGGTTCGCGACAAG GCCGTCGAGTCTCTCAACAAAATCTGTGACCAGCTTTCCCAGCAGCAGGTCGAGCAGTACTTCATTCCATTGACAATTCGCCTGTCAAAAGCCGATTGGTTCACCTCGAAGATCTCAGCCACCGGGCTGTACAACACACCATACCAGCATGCAACCGCTCAGTCACAAGAAGGTCTCCGCCAGCAATTCTCTCAGCTCGTTCACGATGATACCCCAATGGTCCGCAGACAGGCCGCCAACAACCTCGCGAAATTTGTGAAGAGCATGCCGGCAGCCATTGTCATTGAGGACATGATCCCTCTTTTCCAACATCTCGCTGGAGACGATCAAGATAGCGTGCGTCTGCTCACCGTGGAGGTCCTGATCGCGATCGCCGAAGCGGTGCCAAAAGAGCAACAATCTAGCCATGGTGTCTTGCTCGCTGCGCTCCGCAGCCTGTTCGAGGACAAGAGTTGGAGAGTGCGATACATGGTGGCAGACAGATTTGAGAAGGTCGCAAAGGCAGTTGACGATGAAGTGATTGCACGCGATTTGGTGCCAGCCTTTGTCAAGCTTTTGAAAGACACGGAAGCAGAGGTTCGCAGTGCGATTGCTGGACAAATACCCG GTTTCTGCCAACTTGTCGACCGCCAGGCACTCCTCAGCGAGATTATGCCTGCCGTGGAAGACCTCGTTACGGACTCCTCGCAGCATGTTCGCGCCGCGTTCGGAAACCAGATTAGTGGTCTGGCTCCAATTCTCGGCAAGCAGGAGACGACGGAGCATCTCCTTCCTATGCTCCTCCAGATGCTCAAGGACGACTTCCCGGACGTCCGCCTAAACATCATCTCGAAACTCGAGCAGGTCAACAATGTTATTGGCATTGAGCTCCTCTCTCAATCACTGTTACCGGCCATTGTCCAGCTCGCAGAGGACAAGCAGTGGCGCGTCAGACTTGCTATCATACAGTACGTGCCTCTTCTGGCCTCCCAGCTGGGTGTGGAGTTCTTCGACGAGAAGCTCAGCAGTCTCTGCATGTCTTGGCTCGGAGACACGGTCTTCAGCATCCGTGAAGCCAGCACACAGAACCTCAAGAAGCTCACTGAGGTCTTTGGTGTCAAGTGGGCAAGCGAAGCCATTGTTCCGAAGGTCGCAGCCATGGCCGAACATCCCAACTACCTCTACCGCATGACAACCTGCTTCGCCGTATCG ATCCTCGCTCCTGCCCTCTCTCTACCCGTCATCGCCCAATCCGTTCTCCCCATTCTGGCGCAGCTTGTCGCCGACCCAATCCCCAACATTCGCTTCAACGTTGCCAAGTCATACGCCGTGCTTGTCGACATTCTCAAACGCCTACCCGACGATGAGACCTCCACGATCGCCGCGTTAGAGAAGGAATCCTCTTCGACGTTTCCAGGAAGCGAACGCGGAGCACAGCTTATTCGCGACGAAGTCATGCCACCGCTCGAGAAGCTCATGcaggacgatgatgtcgatgtcaGGTATTTTGCGACGACAGCGAGCAAAGCGTGGACGGATACCCAAGACAACGCCATGGAGACTTAG